From the Streptomyces syringium genome, one window contains:
- a CDS encoding GroES family chaperonin: MLHDRVLVRTDIPEGERRSTGGIVIPATAAVGRRLAWAEVVAVGQSVRTVEPGDRVLYDPEDRAEVEVRGVAYVLMRERDLHAVAAERLEGSEDSTGLYL; this comes from the coding sequence ATGCTCCACGACCGGGTGCTGGTCCGGACCGATATTCCCGAGGGCGAGCGCCGGTCCACCGGCGGCATCGTCATTCCGGCGACGGCGGCGGTGGGCCGTCGGCTGGCATGGGCCGAGGTGGTGGCGGTCGGGCAGAGCGTCCGTACGGTGGAGCCGGGTGACCGGGTGCTGTACGACCCGGAGGACCGCGCCGAGGTGGAGGTGCGCGGGGTCGCGTACGTCCTGATGCGCGAGCGGGATCTGCACGCGGTGGCGGCGGAGCGTCTGGAGGGGTCCGAGGACTCCACGGGGCTGTACCTGTAA
- a CDS encoding DUF3618 domain-containing protein, giving the protein MPEARTPAQIEADIARRRSELAVTLDEIGVRMHPKTIIGDAKAKVASKVDQTAGRAYVAANRIVSDVRERFVTEEGAPRLERIVPVAMVVVGVVGLLTVSSRRRKA; this is encoded by the coding sequence GTGCCGGAAGCCAGGACCCCTGCGCAGATCGAGGCGGACATCGCCCGCAGGCGGAGCGAGCTCGCCGTGACGCTCGACGAGATCGGGGTGCGGATGCACCCCAAGACGATCATTGGTGACGCCAAGGCCAAGGTGGCCTCGAAGGTGGACCAGACCGCCGGGCGGGCCTACGTGGCGGCGAACCGGATCGTCTCGGATGTGCGGGAGCGGTTCGTGACGGAAGAGGGCGCGCCGCGGCTGGAGCGGATCGTGCCGGTGGCGATGGTCGTCGTGGGTGTGGTGGGTCTGCTCACCGTTTCCTCGCGGCGTCGCAAGGCGTAG
- the bcp gene encoding thioredoxin-dependent thiol peroxidase yields the protein MSERLQPGDTAPAFTLPDADGKQVSLADHKGRKVIVYFYPAALTPGCTKQACDFTDNLEFLAGHGYDVIGVSPDKPEKLAKFRDVESLKVTLVGDPEKKVLEAYGAFGEKKLYGKTVTGVIRSTVVVDEDGKVERALYNVKATGHVAKIIKDLGL from the coding sequence ATGAGCGAGCGACTGCAGCCCGGTGACACCGCCCCCGCCTTCACCCTGCCCGACGCGGACGGCAAGCAGGTCTCCCTCGCCGACCACAAGGGCCGCAAGGTCATCGTCTACTTCTACCCCGCCGCACTGACCCCCGGCTGCACCAAGCAGGCCTGCGACTTCACCGACAACCTGGAATTCCTGGCCGGCCACGGCTACGACGTCATCGGCGTCTCCCCGGACAAGCCGGAGAAGCTCGCCAAGTTCCGTGACGTGGAATCCCTGAAGGTCACGCTCGTCGGCGACCCGGAGAAGAAGGTCCTGGAGGCCTACGGCGCCTTCGGCGAGAAGAAGCTCTACGGCAAGACCGTCACGGGCGTCATCCGCTCCACCGTCGTCGTCGACGAGGACGGCAAGGTCGAGCGCGCCCTCTACAACGTGAAGGCCACCGGCCACGTCGCGAAGATCATCAAGGACCTGGGGCTCTAA
- a CDS encoding sensor histidine kinase: MGIRGRIALAISFVTALAVVFLGVAVHHISGLERGRQAMAFQDELLSSALQVYQRDGTLALGAQLDDSALPFALSQAVARGESGTYISTGGDPRVWAATGVGDDKVLSVSASYPDRDPLQTALDKALVVAGVATVVLMAVVAWFVAQSLSRRLRRSAAAARRIAAGEAPDAEALATGGRDEVAELGRSVHHMAASLAARVEAEREFTADVAHELRTPVAGLVASAELLPHPRAVEMVRERAQTMRVLVEDLLEVSRLDAGRERAQLDAVELPSLVHGIVKRARGQRGVEDVAVEVVGEGRIVATDARRVERILVNVLGNAAKHGKPPIEIRVEGTRIVVRDHGDGYPPELVDQGPRRFRTAAPERGTGHGLGLTIAVGQAVVLGASLEFGTAEGGGAQVVLDLPEADPPPAEG; encoded by the coding sequence ATGGGTATCCGTGGCCGGATCGCCCTCGCGATCTCCTTCGTCACCGCGCTGGCGGTCGTGTTCCTCGGTGTGGCCGTGCACCACATCTCCGGGCTGGAGCGGGGCCGGCAGGCCATGGCGTTCCAGGACGAGCTGCTGAGTTCGGCGCTCCAGGTGTACCAGCGGGACGGGACGCTGGCGCTCGGCGCGCAGCTCGACGATTCGGCGCTGCCGTTCGCGCTGTCGCAGGCGGTGGCGCGGGGCGAGTCGGGGACGTACATCAGCACCGGTGGTGACCCGCGGGTGTGGGCGGCGACCGGGGTCGGTGACGACAAGGTGCTGTCGGTGTCGGCTTCGTACCCCGACCGGGATCCCTTGCAGACGGCGCTGGACAAGGCCCTGGTGGTGGCCGGTGTGGCGACGGTCGTGCTGATGGCGGTGGTGGCGTGGTTCGTGGCGCAGAGCCTGTCGCGGCGGTTGCGGCGCAGTGCGGCGGCGGCGCGGCGGATCGCCGCGGGTGAGGCGCCGGACGCGGAGGCGCTGGCGACGGGTGGCCGGGACGAGGTGGCGGAGCTGGGCCGCTCGGTGCATCACATGGCGGCGTCGCTGGCGGCCCGGGTGGAGGCGGAGCGGGAGTTCACGGCGGATGTGGCGCATGAGCTGCGGACGCCGGTGGCCGGGCTGGTGGCGTCGGCGGAGTTGTTGCCGCATCCGCGGGCGGTGGAGATGGTGCGCGAGCGTGCGCAGACGATGCGGGTGCTGGTGGAGGACCTGCTGGAGGTGTCCCGGCTGGACGCGGGGCGGGAGCGGGCGCAGCTGGACGCGGTGGAGCTGCCGTCGCTGGTGCACGGGATCGTCAAGCGGGCGCGTGGGCAGCGCGGTGTCGAGGACGTGGCGGTCGAGGTGGTCGGCGAGGGCCGGATCGTGGCGACGGATGCCCGTCGGGTGGAGCGGATCCTGGTGAACGTGCTGGGGAACGCGGCGAAGCACGGGAAGCCGCCGATCGAGATCCGGGTGGAGGGCACGCGGATCGTGGTCCGGGACCATGGCGACGGCTATCCGCCGGAGCTGGTGGACCAGGGGCCGCGGCGGTTCCGTACGGCGGCGCCGGAGCGTGGCACCGGGCATGGTCTGGGGCTGACGATCGCGGTGGGCCAGGCGGTGGTGCTGGGCGCTTCGCTGGAGTTCGGTACGGCGGAGGGCGGCGGGGCGCAGGTCGTTCTGGATCTGCCGGAGGCGGATCCGCCTCCGGCGGAGGGGTGA
- a CDS encoding MFS transporter, whose product MPTGNSTEADAETDRDRDRDPQAVRRHRTLFRAAARRKNPRLRRTDITVTDEKTVRRAVKAAALGNAMEWFDFGIYSYLAVTIGDVFFPSGNDTVRLLSSLATFAVAFLVRPLGSLFFGPLGDRVGRKRVLALTMILMAVGTFAIGLIPSYATIGFWAPVLLICFRMLQGFSTGGEYGGAATFIAEYAPDKRRGFFGSFLEFGTLAGYVGAAGLVTVMTATLGGDTMGDWGWRIPFLAAGPLGLVGLYLRLKLEDTPAFQKLEEENGSGEHVTSETTELKQIFVTHWSRLALCVVLAGAYGITDYMLLSYMPTYLTDQLDYDDTHGLLILIGTMALLMAVITFVGRLNDRIGRKPLLMAGMGGFFLLSVPAFWLLKQGSAAAVAGGMLMLGLPLVCLLGTMSAALPALFPTHVRYGSLSIGYNLSTSLFGGTTPLVITGLISATGSDMVPAFYTMAAALVGIVAVACMKETARQPLEGSPPSVATKEEAAEMVNSAAPEPKF is encoded by the coding sequence GTGCCCACCGGCAACAGCACCGAGGCCGACGCCGAGACCGACCGCGACCGCGATCGCGACCCGCAGGCGGTCCGGCGCCACAGAACCCTCTTCCGGGCCGCCGCCCGCCGCAAGAACCCCCGCCTGCGCCGCACGGACATCACCGTCACGGACGAGAAGACCGTCAGACGCGCGGTGAAGGCGGCGGCCCTCGGCAATGCCATGGAGTGGTTCGACTTCGGCATCTACAGCTACCTCGCCGTCACCATCGGCGATGTCTTCTTCCCGTCCGGCAACGACACGGTCCGGCTGCTGTCCTCGCTCGCGACCTTCGCCGTCGCCTTCCTCGTACGCCCCCTGGGCAGCCTCTTCTTCGGCCCCCTCGGCGACCGCGTCGGCCGTAAGCGCGTCCTCGCGCTGACCATGATCCTGATGGCGGTCGGCACCTTCGCCATCGGCCTCATCCCCTCGTACGCGACGATCGGCTTCTGGGCCCCGGTCCTGCTGATCTGCTTCCGGATGCTCCAGGGCTTCTCGACCGGCGGCGAATACGGCGGCGCCGCCACGTTCATCGCCGAGTACGCACCCGACAAACGCCGCGGGTTCTTCGGCAGCTTCCTCGAATTCGGCACCCTGGCCGGCTACGTCGGCGCGGCCGGCCTCGTCACGGTCATGACCGCCACACTCGGCGGCGACACCATGGGCGACTGGGGCTGGCGCATCCCCTTCCTCGCCGCCGGCCCGCTCGGCCTCGTCGGCCTCTACCTGCGGCTGAAGCTGGAGGACACCCCCGCCTTCCAGAAACTGGAGGAGGAGAACGGCTCCGGCGAGCACGTCACCAGCGAGACCACCGAGCTGAAGCAGATCTTCGTCACCCACTGGTCGCGACTGGCCCTGTGCGTCGTCCTGGCCGGGGCGTACGGCATCACCGACTACATGCTGCTGTCGTACATGCCGACGTACCTGACGGACCAGCTGGACTACGACGACACCCACGGACTGCTGATCCTGATCGGCACGATGGCGCTGCTCATGGCCGTCATCACCTTCGTGGGCCGCCTCAACGACCGAATAGGCCGAAAGCCCCTGCTGATGGCGGGCATGGGCGGCTTCTTCCTCCTGTCGGTCCCCGCGTTCTGGCTCCTGAAGCAGGGCAGCGCGGCCGCGGTGGCGGGCGGCATGCTGATGCTCGGCCTCCCCCTGGTCTGCCTCCTCGGCACCATGTCCGCCGCCCTCCCCGCCCTCTTCCCCACCCACGTCCGCTACGGCTCGCTGTCCATCGGCTACAACCTCTCCACGTCCCTCTTCGGCGGCACGACGCCGCTGGTCATCACGGGCCTGATCAGCGCCACGGGCAGCGACATGGTGCCCGCGTTCTACACGATGGCGGCGGCGCTGGTGGGCATAGTGGCGGTGGCCTGCATGAAGGAAACGGCGCGCCAGCCGCTGGAGGGGTCGCCGCCGTCGGTGGCGACGAAGGAGGAGGCGGCGGAGATGGTCAACTCGGCAGCGCCGGAGCCGAAGTTCTGA
- a CDS encoding HNH endonuclease signature motif containing protein encodes MPVKYTYELLVEAARVSTTYDEAVRWCGGTSTPGSRRYIRAKMAEAGMDTSHISTGRVRHTEDTLRELVAISRSVSEVVRRLGISPVGGNQAHIGRRIAALGLDTSHFSQVRRGRPKGTVGSRLALGAPSDGRVPGERLRRAMLETGLEESCAECGNGTEWNGKPLRLEVDHINGDWWDNRPENLRFLCPNCHAVTDTYRGRKRRAAA; translated from the coding sequence ATGCCGGTCAAGTACACCTACGAGCTGCTCGTCGAGGCCGCACGCGTCTCGACGACGTACGACGAGGCGGTGCGGTGGTGCGGCGGCACGTCGACACCGGGTAGCCGGAGGTATATCCGCGCCAAGATGGCCGAGGCCGGGATGGACACCTCGCACATCTCGACAGGCCGGGTCCGGCACACCGAGGACACGCTGCGTGAGCTGGTCGCCATCTCGCGCAGCGTGTCCGAGGTGGTCCGCCGCTTGGGAATCAGCCCCGTGGGCGGCAACCAGGCCCACATAGGCCGCCGGATCGCCGCGCTCGGACTCGACACTTCACACTTCTCCCAGGTCCGCCGTGGCCGCCCGAAGGGGACCGTGGGCAGTCGACTCGCCCTGGGGGCACCGTCGGACGGTCGCGTGCCCGGCGAACGGCTGCGCCGGGCGATGCTGGAAACCGGGCTGGAGGAGTCCTGTGCCGAATGCGGCAACGGCACGGAGTGGAACGGCAAACCACTCCGGTTGGAGGTCGACCACATCAACGGCGACTGGTGGGACAATCGACCGGAGAATCTACGGTTCCTGTGCCCCAACTGCCATGCGGTGACCGACACATACCGCGGCCGCAAGCGCCGGGCAGCGGCATGA
- a CDS encoding HNH endonuclease signature motif containing protein, whose protein sequence is MPRACRACGIGETWQGKRLVLEIDHINGDRLDNRADNLRYLCPSCHSQTGTFSNRSPRMTIPSQARGGAQYSGSHGSVPQLAKRAPV, encoded by the coding sequence ATGCCTCGTGCCTGCAGGGCGTGCGGCATCGGTGAAACGTGGCAAGGCAAGCGGCTCGTACTGGAGATCGACCACATAAACGGCGACCGTCTGGACAATCGCGCCGACAACCTGCGGTACCTGTGCCCGTCTTGCCACAGCCAGACCGGGACCTTCTCCAACCGGTCGCCCCGTATGACCATCCCTTCACAGGCTCGTGGCGGGGCACAGTACAGTGGGAGCCACGGGTCCGTACCCCAGCTGGCCAAGAGGGCGCCGGTTTAG
- the rdgB gene encoding RdgB/HAM1 family non-canonical purine NTP pyrophosphatase — protein sequence MKRLILATRNAHKVTELRAILEGAGLDVELVGADAYPEIPDVKETGVTFAENALLKAHALARATGHPAVADDSGLCVDVLNGAPGIFSARWAGTHGDDKANLDLLLAQLGDIAEEHRGAHFACAAALALPDGTERVVEGRLEGTLRHEPAGAGGFGYDPILQPLGETRTCAELTAAEKNAISHRGKAFRGLVPVVRELLG from the coding sequence ATGAAGCGCCTGATCCTCGCCACCCGCAACGCCCACAAGGTCACCGAACTCCGCGCCATCCTCGAGGGCGCCGGCCTCGACGTCGAACTCGTCGGGGCCGACGCCTACCCCGAGATCCCCGACGTCAAGGAAACCGGCGTCACCTTCGCCGAGAACGCCCTCCTCAAGGCCCACGCCCTGGCCCGCGCCACCGGCCACCCGGCCGTCGCCGACGACTCCGGCCTCTGCGTCGACGTCCTGAACGGCGCCCCCGGCATCTTCTCCGCCCGCTGGGCCGGCACCCACGGCGACGACAAGGCCAACCTCGACCTCCTGCTCGCCCAACTGGGCGACATCGCCGAGGAACACCGGGGAGCCCACTTCGCCTGCGCGGCGGCCCTGGCCCTGCCGGACGGCACGGAACGCGTCGTCGAGGGCCGCCTGGAAGGCACCCTCCGCCACGAGCCCGCCGGCGCGGGCGGCTTCGGCTACGACCCGATCCTCCAGCCGCTGGGCGAGACCCGCACCTGCGCGGAGCTGACGGCGGCGGAGAAGAACGCGATCAGCCACCGGGGGAAGGCGTTCCGGGGGTTGGTGCCGGTGGTGCGGGAGCTTTTGGGCTGA
- the rph gene encoding ribonuclease PH, whose protein sequence is MSRIDGRTPEQLRPVTIQRGWSKHAEGSVLVSFGDTKVFCTASVTEGVPRWRKGSGEGWVTAEYSMLPRSTNTRGDRESVRGKIGGRTHEISRLIGRSLRAVIDFKALGENTIVLDCDVLQADGGTRTAAITGAYVALADAITWAQGKKLIKHGRQPLTGTVSAVSVGIVGGVPLLDLCYEEDVRADTDMNVVCTGDGRFVEVQGTAEAEPFAREELNALLDLAVAGCGALDVAQREALAATL, encoded by the coding sequence ATGTCTCGCATCGACGGCCGCACCCCCGAACAGCTCCGCCCCGTGACCATCCAGCGTGGCTGGAGCAAGCACGCCGAAGGCTCCGTCCTCGTCTCCTTCGGCGACACCAAGGTCTTCTGCACCGCCAGCGTCACCGAGGGCGTACCCCGCTGGCGCAAGGGCAGCGGCGAGGGCTGGGTCACCGCCGAGTACTCGATGCTGCCGCGCTCCACCAACACCCGCGGCGACCGCGAATCCGTCCGCGGCAAGATCGGCGGCCGCACCCACGAGATCTCCCGCCTCATCGGCCGCTCGCTGCGCGCCGTCATCGACTTCAAGGCGCTCGGCGAGAACACCATCGTCCTCGACTGCGACGTCCTCCAGGCCGACGGCGGCACCCGCACCGCCGCCATCACCGGCGCCTACGTCGCCCTCGCCGACGCCATCACCTGGGCCCAGGGCAAGAAGCTCATCAAGCACGGCCGCCAGCCGCTGACCGGCACCGTCTCCGCCGTCAGCGTCGGCATCGTCGGCGGCGTCCCGCTGCTCGACCTCTGCTACGAGGAGGACGTCCGCGCCGACACCGACATGAACGTCGTCTGCACCGGCGACGGCCGCTTCGTCGAGGTCCAGGGCACCGCCGAGGCCGAGCCCTTCGCCCGCGAGGAGCTCAACGCCCTGCTCGACCTCGCGGTCGCCGGCTGCGGCGCCCTCGACGTGGCACAGCGCGAGGCACTGGCCGCGACGTTGTGA
- a CDS encoding glucose PTS transporter subunit EIIB, translated as MASKAEKIVAGLGGLDNIEEVEGCITRLRTEVVNPDLVDEAALKAAGAHGVVKMGTAIQVVIGTDADPIAGEIEDMM; from the coding sequence ATGGCTTCCAAGGCTGAGAAGATCGTCGCCGGGCTCGGCGGGCTCGACAACATCGAAGAGGTCGAGGGCTGCATCACCCGACTGCGCACCGAGGTCGTGAACCCCGACCTCGTCGACGAGGCCGCCCTCAAGGCAGCCGGAGCGCACGGCGTCGTGAAGATGGGCACCGCCATCCAGGTCGTCATCGGCACCGACGCCGACCCGATCGCCGGCGAGATCGAAGACATGATGTGA
- a CDS encoding PTS transporter subunit EIIC, producing MSANAAAVPEGSKGRASGKKWTQTLFQNLQKMGRSLQLPIAVLPAAGILNRLGQPDVFGKDGLGWTDVAKVMAGAGGALLDSSLGLPLLFAVGVAIGMAKKSDGSTALAAVAGFLVYYAVLHQFPDDCPTGSKHTPIGLLNGVCVTPGGDPAAAGYQNPGVFGGIVMGLLAAWFWQRYHRVRLVDWLGFFNGRRLVPIIMAFVAIAFAAVCLWIWPPVGDALTSFSKWLVDLSSTGAGIFGVANRALLVIGLHQFLNVFVWFQFGDYTKPDGTVVHGDINRFLAGDPTAGQFTSGFFPIMMFALPAAALAITHCAKPHRRKVVGGMMLSVALTSFVTGITEPIEYSFLFIAPLLYVVHALLTGASMAITWGLGVHDGFSFSAGLIDYVINWSLATKPWLIIPIGLCFAVVYYAIFRFAITKFDLPTPGREPEEVAEEIEQENVK from the coding sequence ATGAGCGCGAACGCGGCGGCGGTGCCGGAGGGGTCGAAGGGGCGGGCGTCCGGGAAGAAGTGGACGCAGACGCTCTTCCAGAACCTCCAGAAGATGGGCCGCAGTCTTCAGCTGCCGATCGCCGTCCTGCCCGCCGCGGGCATCCTGAACCGGCTCGGCCAGCCCGATGTGTTCGGCAAGGACGGTCTGGGCTGGACCGATGTGGCCAAGGTGATGGCGGGTGCGGGCGGTGCGCTGCTGGACTCGTCGCTGGGGCTGCCCCTGCTGTTCGCGGTGGGTGTGGCGATCGGCATGGCGAAGAAGTCGGACGGTTCGACGGCGCTGGCGGCGGTCGCGGGCTTCCTCGTCTACTACGCGGTGCTGCACCAGTTCCCCGACGACTGTCCCACCGGCTCCAAGCACACGCCCATCGGCCTGCTGAACGGGGTGTGTGTCACCCCGGGCGGGGATCCGGCCGCGGCCGGGTACCAGAATCCGGGGGTGTTCGGCGGCATCGTGATGGGCCTGCTGGCGGCCTGGTTCTGGCAGCGGTACCACCGGGTGCGGCTGGTGGACTGGCTCGGCTTCTTCAACGGCCGGCGGCTCGTGCCGATCATCATGGCGTTCGTGGCGATCGCCTTCGCGGCGGTGTGCCTGTGGATCTGGCCGCCGGTCGGTGACGCGCTGACGAGCTTCAGCAAGTGGCTGGTCGATCTGAGCTCCACGGGCGCGGGCATCTTCGGGGTCGCGAACCGGGCGCTGCTGGTGATCGGGCTGCATCAGTTCCTGAACGTCTTCGTGTGGTTCCAGTTCGGCGACTACACCAAGCCGGACGGCACGGTGGTGCACGGTGACATCAACCGGTTCCTGGCGGGTGATCCGACGGCGGGGCAGTTCACGTCCGGCTTCTTCCCGATCATGATGTTCGCCCTGCCGGCGGCGGCGCTGGCGATCACGCACTGCGCGAAGCCGCATCGCCGCAAGGTGGTCGGCGGCATGATGCTGTCGGTCGCCCTGACGTCGTTCGTCACGGGCATCACCGAGCCGATCGAGTACTCGTTCCTCTTCATCGCCCCGCTGCTGTACGTGGTGCACGCGCTGCTCACGGGGGCGTCGATGGCGATCACCTGGGGGCTGGGGGTCCACGACGGCTTCAGCTTCTCGGCGGGGCTGATCGACTACGTCATCAACTGGAGCCTGGCGACCAAGCCGTGGTTGATCATTCCGATCGGGCTGTGTTTCGCCGTGGTCTATTACGCGATCTTCCGCTTCGCGATCACGAAGTTCGATCTGCCGACGCCCGGGCGGGAGCCGGAGGAAGTAGCGGAGGAAATCGAGCAGGAGAACGTCAAATAA
- a CDS encoding PTS transporter subunit EIIC produces the protein MSTATKAAPEEAQPEKKKRGAGAMAVAQRIGRSLMLPVAVLPAAALMVRLGQSDMLGKESFPAFLNKIAEFMSAGGGAILDNMALLFAVGVAIGYAKKSDGSTALAAVAGYLVFQKVLGTFTDGSLPKKEAVVDHKVAMVEQAVDAKVLGGVVIGLVVALIYQRFYRTKLPDWAGFFGGRRLVPILSSFAGLLIGVVFGYIWPVLGTGLHNFGEWLVGSGAVGAGIFGVANRALIPVGMHHLLNSFPWLQAGSYDGAKGTVNGDIARFLAGDPNAGQFMTGFFPIMMFALPAACLAIVHCARPERRKVVGGMMFSLALTAFVTGVTEPIEFTFMFVAPVLYAIHAVLTGVSMALTWALGMKDGFGFSAGAVDFVLNLGIATKPWLLVVVGLCFAALYYVVFRFAITKFNLPTPGRESDAELAELAKAEAK, from the coding sequence ATGAGTACGGCCACCAAGGCGGCGCCCGAAGAGGCGCAACCGGAGAAGAAGAAGCGCGGCGCCGGCGCGATGGCGGTCGCCCAGCGCATCGGGCGCAGCCTCATGCTGCCGGTCGCGGTCCTGCCCGCCGCCGCCCTGATGGTCCGGCTCGGCCAGAGCGACATGCTCGGCAAGGAGTCGTTCCCGGCGTTCCTCAACAAGATCGCCGAGTTCATGTCCGCCGGTGGTGGCGCGATCCTCGACAACATGGCGCTGCTGTTCGCCGTCGGTGTCGCGATCGGTTACGCCAAGAAGTCCGACGGCTCCACCGCGCTGGCCGCCGTGGCCGGTTACCTGGTCTTCCAGAAGGTGCTGGGCACCTTCACCGACGGCAGCCTCCCCAAGAAGGAGGCCGTGGTCGACCACAAGGTCGCCATGGTGGAGCAGGCGGTCGACGCCAAGGTCCTCGGCGGTGTGGTGATAGGCCTCGTCGTCGCGCTGATCTACCAGCGCTTCTACCGCACCAAGCTGCCCGACTGGGCGGGCTTCTTCGGTGGCCGTCGTCTGGTGCCGATCCTGTCGTCCTTCGCGGGTCTGCTCATCGGTGTGGTCTTCGGTTACATCTGGCCGGTGCTCGGCACGGGTCTGCACAACTTCGGTGAGTGGCTGGTCGGCTCCGGTGCCGTCGGTGCGGGCATCTTCGGTGTCGCCAACCGCGCGCTGATCCCGGTCGGCATGCACCACCTGCTCAACTCCTTCCCGTGGCTGCAGGCCGGTTCGTACGACGGCGCCAAGGGCACGGTCAACGGTGACATCGCCCGCTTCCTGGCCGGCGACCCGAATGCCGGCCAGTTCATGACCGGCTTCTTCCCGATCATGATGTTCGCCCTGCCGGCCGCCTGCCTCGCGATCGTGCACTGCGCCCGTCCGGAGCGCCGCAAGGTCGTCGGCGGCATGATGTTCTCCCTCGCGCTCACCGCGTTCGTCACGGGTGTGACCGAGCCGATCGAGTTCACGTTCATGTTCGTCGCGCCGGTGCTGTACGCGATCCACGCGGTGCTGACCGGTGTCTCGATGGCTCTGACCTGGGCGCTCGGCATGAAGGACGGCTTCGGCTTCTCGGCCGGTGCGGTGGACTTCGTGCTGAACCTGGGCATCGCCACGAAGCCCTGGCTGCTCGTCGTGGTGGGTCTGTGCTTCGCGGCCCTCTACTACGTGGTCTTCCGCTTCGCGATCACCAAGTTCAACCTGCCGACGCCGGGCCGTGAGTCCGACGCCGAGCTGGCCGAGCTGGCGAAGGCCGAGGCGAAGTAG
- a CDS encoding MBL fold metallo-hydrolase has product MKLTVVGCSGSFPSTESACSSYLVEADGYRLLLDMGNGALGELQRHIGLYDLDAVLLSHLHPDHCIDMCGYFVARYYRHDGGRAAAIPVYGPDGTEERLSTAYGDVPHETSMREVFDFRTLAPGKFTLGPFTIRTDRVRHPVEAFAFRVEHGDRSLVYSGDTGPCEALHDLALDTDLLLCEASFTHGKEDIPDLHLTGREAGEQAARARVARLVLTHIPPWTDPLTNLRDARSVYDGPAELARAGAVYEL; this is encoded by the coding sequence ATGAAGCTCACCGTCGTCGGATGCTCGGGGTCGTTCCCGTCCACGGAATCGGCCTGCTCGAGCTACCTCGTCGAGGCCGACGGCTACCGGCTGCTTCTCGACATGGGCAACGGCGCCCTCGGCGAGCTGCAGCGCCACATCGGTCTCTACGACCTCGACGCCGTGCTGCTGTCCCATCTGCACCCGGACCACTGCATCGACATGTGCGGCTACTTCGTCGCCCGCTACTACCGCCACGACGGCGGTCGCGCCGCGGCCATCCCCGTCTACGGGCCGGACGGCACGGAGGAGCGGCTCAGCACCGCCTACGGCGACGTCCCGCACGAGACGTCCATGCGCGAGGTCTTCGACTTCCGCACGCTGGCCCCGGGCAAGTTCACCCTCGGCCCCTTCACGATCCGCACCGACCGCGTCCGCCACCCGGTCGAGGCCTTCGCCTTCCGGGTCGAGCACGGGGACCGCTCCCTCGTCTACTCCGGCGACACCGGCCCCTGCGAGGCCCTGCACGACCTCGCCCTCGACACGGACCTCCTGCTGTGCGAGGCGTCCTTCACGCACGGCAAGGAAGACATCCCGGACCTCCACCTCACCGGCCGCGAGGCCGGTGAACAGGCCGCCCGCGCCCGCGTCGCCCGGCTCGTCCTCACCCACATCCCCCCGTGGACGGACCCCCTCACCAACCTCCGCGACGCCCGTTCGGTCTACGACGGCCCGGCCGAGCTGGCCCGCGCCGGGGCGGTCTACGAGCTGTAG